In Thermococcus sp. CX2, the genomic stretch CGACTTTGACGAGCTCTCCGTCGGGTCTAAAGCTTATGTACGTTGGGTCCGTTAGTATGCTTCTGAACCACTCAAGGGAGAAGTGTCCGTCGTATATGAAGGCCACACCGAGCATTAAAACCACGGGAATTATCAAGAATAGCGCTATGTAGCTGAGTGGAAACAGATACGAAAAAGCTACTATCGGCTCGAAGAGCGGCGTTCCAAACAGCCTCTCGCTCCATTTGCTGACTTTGGCCAAATTGAACACCTCCTTGGGTTTATGTCTTGCCAACTACCACTGGCCGAACTGTCCTGTTTAAAAATCGTGGGTTTAAATAGTTTGCCGTGAGAATGTTAAAGAGAAGAAAATTAAGAAAAGCGCGGGCGCGGCCCTTCAGCCGCCGATGAGTTCTTTGAGCTGCCTTTCGACGTCAAGGTACTTCTGCCTCGCTGATTCTTTCCACTCGGTCATTATCTGGTCCCTGAAGTTGGCGTCCTCCAGGAGCTTGTCGTTTATCTTGGCCGCGTACTCCTCGGTGAGGGTTACTTCCTGGCCAGTCTCTGGGTCTTTGAACTTTATCGGGGCGAGCAGCTGAGCCTTGAGCTGCTCGAACTGTTCGTCGGTTATCTTGCCCTCATTGTGGGCCTGGACGAGCTCTACCCAGACCCTGTGAAGGTCGGCGTTGGCATCAACGAGGGTGGCCTTGAAGTACTGCTTGACGACGTTAACGGTCTTGAGAGCCCTGGCATCATCGAAGTATATGCCCTGGGCCTGGAGGGTGAGGTTGTAAGCCTTCCAGAGGTCGGGCCTCTGCTTTCCTGCGTCGGTATAGAAGATCTTCGGGTTAACCGGCATCCTGTTAACGTGTTCGTCGAGCCATATCTTCTGACCGTCGGTAAGGAGCCAGTAGATGAAGGCGTAAGCAGCATCGACCTTGTCAGGTGAGATGCTCTTGACGATGGCTATCGGGTCACCGTTGAGGACGCTCTCCCCGCTTGGGATTATGTAGACACACTCCGGGTTCTGCTTCATTGCGGTGTATCCGTAGAAGTCGATGGTGGTACCAACGGCGATGTTTCCTGCTATGACGTCGTCCCTAACGGCATCGCTCGCGTCGTATATCTTGGCGTTGGCGGCTATCTGGGTGAGAATCTGCCAGCCCTTGTCCCAGCCGAAGGCCTGGAGGATGATCTGGTAAATCCTCGTGTTGGAGGTGCTCCTAGTCGGGTCAGCAATTCCGACCATCTGCGGGTCCATGGCGAAGGCCTCACTTCCAAGGTCCTCCCACTTCTTGGGCTCCGGGAGGTTCCACTGCTTGAGAACCTGCTGGTTGATGGTAAATCCGAAGGAGGAAAGCGCAGCTGCTATCCAGTAGACCTTGCCGTCGTCGCCGTACCTGATGAGTGGGATACCGTTTATCTCTTCTCTAATGTCGGTTCCGATGAGACCGAGAATCTTTTCGTCC encodes the following:
- a CDS encoding ABC transporter substrate-binding protein, with product MKKLASIGLILLLALSVVASGCISSNGGSSGITLVILTRHDTTIQKLTKEEFLNSDVAKQYNIVDLKFVKATEATWIKLIDSGDADLAWGGGPTLFDDLNKLGYLKPIEDEKILGLIGTDIREEINGIPLIRYGDDGKVYWIAAALSSFGFTINQQVLKQWNLPEPKKWEDLGSEAFAMDPQMVGIADPTRSTSNTRIYQIILQAFGWDKGWQILTQIAANAKIYDASDAVRDDVIAGNIAVGTTIDFYGYTAMKQNPECVYIIPSGESVLNGDPIAIVKSISPDKVDAAYAFIYWLLTDGQKIWLDEHVNRMPVNPKIFYTDAGKQRPDLWKAYNLTLQAQGIYFDDARALKTVNVVKQYFKATLVDANADLHRVWVELVQAHNEGKITDEQFEQLKAQLLAPIKFKDPETGQEVTLTEEYAAKINDKLLEDANFRDQIMTEWKESARQKYLDVERQLKELIGG